One Dreissena polymorpha isolate Duluth1 chromosome 9, UMN_Dpol_1.0, whole genome shotgun sequence genomic window carries:
- the LOC127844843 gene encoding putative ammonium transporter 3, with the protein MAGDLISNDPQTDAIWILSSGFIVFTMQSGFGLLESGSVSVKNELNIMIKNVVDVLFGGISFWLVGYGFSFGNGSLSNPFIGWGDFCVTAEEDKLGVTYSKFIFQASFATTATTIVSGAMAERTKLPSYMLFSMLNSVLFSVPAHWVWASNGWLHALGLVDIAGAGPVHIVGGFTGLVATLILKPRHGRYVGVVNRPPVMSSPTNAVLGMFMLWWGWLGFNSGSTFGISGDKWNLAARSAATTLSASVAGGISGLALSFIVKDRKFDVTFLINGLLGSLVSVTAVCAIVQPWEGIIIGFVGSVISNGGVALLDKLKVDDPVGCVGTHALSGTWGLIVAGLFVRKNNLMNALSLHKASTGLFYGGGFHQLGIQCLAVVAIAAWTVVVSYIFLKAIDATIGLRISLEEEIIGADIVEHGIGDYEYDRKTNMLILLPKINDLKQNGNAPNGKLRDDQCSPGIINLSEIDLSRLGSVLDRNRSQQSPRLHHHLLGSTARRRTEHEINSELALGKEIEGKADTQRRHQKNGHRSLVSMLNNIKTTVLKWGNGNTRKSVGLGKDTDRNIKISDNSFRQIDLLHSSNGSVCTDDVSVVNVGNHRDMSASMDTICVDIDDLGCSDYHDTITIGRRKVTRI; encoded by the exons ggTTTGGGCTGCTGGAAAGTGGCTCGGTTAGCGTGAAAAACGAACTGAACATCATGATCAAGAATGTCGTCGATGTCTTGTTCGGCGGTATATCGTTCTGGTTGGTCGGCTATGGATTTAGCTTCGGTAACGGGTCGCTTAGCAACCCTTTCATCGGCTGGGGTGACTTTTGCGTCACTGCTGAGGAAGACAAGCTCGGTGTTACTTACTCCAAATTTATATTTCAAGCTTCCTTCGCAACTACGGCTACCACAATTGTATCAG GTGCAATGGCGGAGCGAACTAAACTGCCGTCCTACATGCTGTTCTCCATGTTAAACTCAGTATTGTTCAGCGTGCCCGCCCATTGGGTGTGGGCCTCTAATGGGTGGCTTCACGCGCTGGGCTTGGTCGACATTGCAGGGGCGGGGCCAGTGCATATTGTTGGCGGATTCACGGGCCTTGTTGCCACCCTCATTCTTAAGCCGCGTCACGGACGATACGTGGGCGTAGTTAACCGGCCTCCCGTCATGAGTTCTCCAACCAATGCAGTCCTTGGGATGTTTATGTTATG GTGGGGGTGGCTGGGGTTCAACAGTGGCAGTACCTTTGGAATATCAGGAGACAAATGGAATCTGGCAGCAAG GTCTGCAGCAACAACACTATCAGCCTCGGTAGCGGGTGGGATATCCGGTCTTGCTTTGAG TTTCATAGTGAAGGACAGAAAGTTCGACGTGACGTTCTTAATTAATGGTCTTCTTGGATCGCTGGTATCGGTGACAG CCGTGTGTGCTATCGTGCAACCATGGGAGGGAATCATAATAGGTTTTGTGGGCTCGGTTATTTCCAATGGCGGCGTAGCTCTACTGGACAAACTCAAGGTCGACGACCCAGTGG GATGTGTGGGCACGCATGCGCTGTCTGGGACATGGGGTCTGATTGTGGCGGGACTGTTCGTCCGCAAAAACAACCTCATGAACGCACTTTCACTACATAAAGCGTCCACCGGCCTCTTTTAC gGCGGAGGTTTCCACCAGCTCGGAATTCAATGCTTGGCGGTGGTGGCTATAGCGGCATGGACAGTGGTGGTGTCTTACATTTTCCTTAAGGCTATTGACGCTACCATAGGACTTCGCATTTCTTTGGAGGAAGAGATAATAGGCGCTGATATAGTTGAACACGGGATTG GTGACTACGAATACGACAGGAAAACAAATATGCTCATCCTCTTGCCAAAAATCAACGACTTAAAACAAAATGGAAATGCACCAAACGGTAAACTACGAGACGACCAATGCTCGCCTGGTATAATTAATTTGTCTGAAATTGACCTATCGAGATTGGGATCGGTTTTGGACCGCAATCGATCTCAACAAAGTCCTCGCCTTCATCACCATCTTCTTGGCAGCACGGCACGGAGGCGAACTGAGCACGAGATTAACTCAGAACTTGCTCTTGGGAAAGAAATCGAGGGCAAGGCAGACACGCAAAGGAGACACCAGAAAAACGGCCATAGGTCATTGGTCTCTATGCTAAATAATATCAAGACAACTGTGTTAAAGTGGGGCAATGGTAATACACGTAAATCGGTAGGACTCGGAAAAGACACTGACAGAAACATTAAAATTAGCGACAACTCGTTCAGGCAAATAGACTTGCTTCACTCATCGAATGGTTCCGTGTGTACAGATGATGTTAGTGTGGTGAATGTTGGCAATCATAGAGATATGTCCGCAAGTATGGATACAATCTGTGTAGACATTGATGACTTGGGATGTTCAGATTATCATGACACTATAACCATTGGTCGCCGAAAAGTCACTAGAATTTAG